The following DNA comes from Eubalaena glacialis isolate mEubGla1 chromosome 1, mEubGla1.1.hap2.+ XY, whole genome shotgun sequence.
TGTTTCCTTCCAGAGCTATAAAATCCATTTGTTTGGCAAAGTATACAATAAACAAATATCAGCTAGAGAAGAcctttgaaggattttttttttctaactactgtcttatttttttttttgatttaaacCCCAAACCCTTTTTTTTACCTTGTCCCATtgaaatatttgctaaattacAGTCCTTTTGGTAAAGTTATAGCAATATAAAGACTCTACATTACTAAAAGTATAATTATTATTGATaatatcttttgaaaaattaagtAAACTACTTTAAAAGAGTAAGATATCCATTTAGTAAAAATTTTCAAGCCCTAACCATGTTTTAAGaaggtatacatacatacacacacacacacacaaatatagattttttaaactataaaataaaaatttcataataAGTGACTGGATTATACATAAGGATAAATAGTGGATCTTGCTTAAATTAACATTCAGGGATTATTTTAGACCACTTACTGCTGAATTATCTGAAACCACATTGCAAAAAGACACTTTAGTTCATTAATATACAAAAAGAGATTTCTTACCGATTCTAGCAGCAATGACGCCTGCAAACAGCAGACTGACAGAGATTATAGGCACAGATTTAGGACTcatctctgggacaatattagCAGGATCAGATCCGTTTGACATGTGCATATCAGTTGCAGAGATGATTTCAGATATTTTTGTAGGTGTAATTGAAAGTGGTTCTGTTTGAATGAACCTAGAACGGATATCTtcaaaaggagaaacagacaagtcCAAGGGGCTTCCAGGCATGAACACGGAGATCATACACAAGATCAAACAGGAAAGCTGTGCAAATCCTGAGATCAGACCAGTCCGAACCAGGCCACATTTTCGACGTAGCCACGTAAAAGCCACAGTTCCCATTATTCCAGTTACGGCTGATGCTCCCATCAAAATACTGAGGATGGACCCGCTCAGCCCCTGAGTGTAGGCGTACCCTGTAGTGATGCAATCAAAGCCCAGGACAGTCATATAGAGGAAAGCAAGACCCATGCCCGCCAGAAACACCGGCTGGTTGTAATAGGAGACCCATCCATCTCGGAAGGTGCGGAAGGGCTCAGCCATCTGGGAGGCACAACTTAGCTCTTGCTCATGTTCAAGTTCATGGACGTCAGGGTCTTTCTCACCCATTAGATGAGTTCCCTCCAGGGGTTTTGGCTCAGTTTCTGTTAATAAAAGACATTATTATttgagggaggggacatgggggaaAAAGCCAACTATCttagtattttttcttctcccctttccctcaCCCACGGAGGGTATCACCCATGGATACCCTTGGCTACtacaatataaaatgtattttcttttactcATCTAAGAATTCCAGCCAAGGAACAATCTCCAAGTATTTatgttaaagaaacaaaatactaTTGAtacttctcccctcctctcttcccctctcagAAATTATAATCCCACCAAAGTAAATAGCAGGAAAACAGATCAGATAATGTATAATAATTGTCTGGGGAAATACAGAATCTTATTTTCTGGGACCCTTTTAAGATTACATTTGTTCAGAAGCCCaacttcctcttctcttctcgaAAAATGCCCACCTCATGTCCTCACTCCCTTCCACTGTCTTACAAATGGCATGTAACTCCCTTCTTTATAGACTCCTAGGAATTCTCTTGTTATCTTTCTCCCACTGTTCTTCCCATTCCTATGGCTCAACTTTGCCCAGCCCTCCCTCAATGAATTGCCCCTCTGTGTCTGCTGTTCCTGTTAAGGAAAAGGGTCAGGGGTCCCATTCCAACCCCTTGAGGTTCAACCCAGAGTTGCTCCTCCGACCCTCAACAGCCTGGGTTCTGACTTATTACCACATTGATATATTTAACCTCATGCAGGCCTTCAGTGGTAACTAAACCTGatataaattcaaaattatttccgTCTTAACCAATATTTAAGGtctgaaaataagaataaagggATTAAACATTTTGTTGAGTTTACCTTTGTATACATTCAGCTGTTTCAACTCAGTTTCCTCTTTAGGAGCAGCTTTCACAGCTAGAGCAGGGGTTTTCTGATAAACCTTCCAGAGCAGAAAGTATTCCACACACATGGATACCAAATTCCATCCCGAAATGAAACCACAGCCAATGACTGGGGAGCCAAATGTCATAATCTGGCCTACAGCCATGGGGGCCAAGATGTTGGTTAACTGGTCAATCCTTCGTATTGTAGCATTCATATCTACAGAGGTAGGCGAAAGAGGCAGATAAGTGTGCAAATCTATCAAAGAGAGACTGCCCACTTACATAATACAACTCAACTAAGAGTGTAGACTCCTAAGATGTAAACTTCTAAAAGCATTCTGCAAGCAAACCATTTTGTTAGAAAATCATTTGTTGTTTGGATCAAGTCATATTAAATTTGCCTCAAAAATCGTGATTCCCTTGGGATTATATAAATGAGCCTGacattagcttttaaaaaatgaattcaataGTAACtctacattcatttatttcaacaagcatttattaaatgcctctTATGAGCTAGGCACCATTCTGGCACCAtaacaaaaaatgaagaatatcCTTCCCTGTCTTCATGAAGTTTACACTCccaagggaaaacaaaaataataaatcaacaaGCATATAAATATAGAGCATGTCAGATATTCATGAAATATTGTagtgaaaaataaagcagaaaaaaagggcATAGAGAGTGCTCAAGGGAAGGGGGaaatttcagttttatatatggCAAGGTCAGGGAGGAACTCACTGAAAAAAAGAGAGCATCACAGCAGAGGCGTGAAGCAGCAGGAGGCAGAAGAGTGAGTCATGCAGGTATCAGGGAAAAGACAATTCCAGACCAAGGGAAGTGCAAAAGTCCTGGGGCAGGAGGAGCTTGCCCAGAGGAACAGCGAGGACGCCAGTAGGGCTGGAGCAGAATGAGGAAGGGAGAGGATAGGAAGAGATGCGGTCAGAGAGGAGGGAAGATTGGCCCAATCATGTAAGGTCTTAGTCTATTACTCAAACTTCAGTTTTTACACTGAATGACTCAGGAAGCCTTTGGAAGTTAAAGTACAGAGAGGTGGTATCACGGGAcatattttaaaggtttattttggCTGCTGTAATGAGAAAACAGTgtaaagtatgtgtgtgtggagggggaggggtgcagacaagtgcagaggcagggagacagGCGGGAGATGACGTGGCATGGAGCAGGACAGTAGCAATGGAAGTGGAGAAATAGATACTGGATGCACTTTAAAGTAGAATCAAGAAGCCTTGAAAAGAGATTAGATATGCTATGTGACAGAAAGAGAGGAATTAAAGTTTTTACCCTGAGCAACTATCGGAAGGACAGAGTTTCCATTTATTGAGAAAGGCAAGACTTTAGAAGAATCAGGTTTTGGACAAAAGAATAAGCATCTGGTTCTAGAGATGTTGACACAAGAGGCCCCGTCAAGCAGACAGTTAGTCATATAGGTCTGGGGTCTAGGGAAGAAGCATGTGCCAGATTTGGGAGTCATCGGCAGCTTGATTTTTGAAGCAATGACACTGGATGAGATCACCAGGGGAGTGAGGGTAGATGAGAAGAGACAAGGTCTGAGGACTGAGTCCTGGGCATGCCAATGTTCAGAGGTCAGGAAGATGAGGAGGAATCagcaaaagaggagaaaaaacaggAGAGCAGGGTGTCCTAGAAGTCAAGAGGTAACAGTGTTTCAAAGAGAGGGGAGTAATCAACTGGCAAGTGATGCTGGTAAGTCAAGAAAGATGAGCACTGACAATCAGCTCTAGAGAGGTCACATGGAAGGTATTGAGGACCTCATAAAGAATTGTTCTGGTGGAGCAGTAAGGGCAAATGCCTGATTGAAGTTGGTTTAAGAGATTGGTGCCAACTCCAGGGGACaccatttctattatattttaaatgagtggCACACCCTGGATTGACAATGTGAATGTTGCCCCCCTGGCATTATGGAAAGCAAGGCCCTGACCaaggaaagaaattggaaagAGTGAGCACTTTGTTAAGTTTTgttcaaaagaagaacaaagaaatgggGTGACAGAGGGGTAAAGACAGGgatttttaagatgagaaaagttATAGCATGTTTATATGCTGATGCAGATGATACAGTAGATGAGAAGGGATGGAATCTGAATCTACTGCACAAGTGGCAGAGTTGTTCTTAGGAACGCAAGCAATTCAACAGTGTAGGTCACGTAAACGGCCTCAGGTACAAGTAGGAAGAGTGATGTGAAGGTGGGAGCACACGGAAGTTCTCttctcatttttccattttctcagtaGAATACAAAGCAAGGTCATCAGTGAAAGTGAGGATGGGAGAGGAGGTACTGAATGTATGAGGAGAAAGGAGAACGTGAGAAACAGTCCTTTAGGAaagtgggagaaggaagggacCAAAGAAAATAGTATGATCATCTGGCAGCATGAAAGGGCCAACTTGGACCCAGTGGTCATGAGCTTTAAGAGAGAGCAAAGTTGTACGTTTTCTACCAGCCATGTGCTACTGTGGAGAACTGGATTTAAGCAGGGTCTTATGAAAGAAAAGTGACAAAAGGAGAGGAGGCCAAGTGAGCTGAGGGTATACACTAGGAGGTATTCATATGGTTGGAACAACTGACCTTGGAATTTAAGATGGGTAAGGAGGAGAGACAAGAAAGGTCATGAGCAGTAAAAAGGTAGTGGAATTAATGGCTTGTAGGTGCCAACTAGGTTGGTGCATGGCTGGGGTACCAGGAGGAGTGAGCTGGAAAGACAGGAGGTATAGTTCAAGTCTTGGATGCTGGAGATTGAGATTATGAAAAGGGAGGGTTTAGTGGTAATACCAGGGTTTAGTGGTAATACCAAGGTCTAGGGTATGACCATGGGAATGTAGCTGAGTCAGAGTAGAGGACAAGATGAATAAAGGAGAGGAAGTCAAGAAAATAACCTACTTTCTCATTCTCTATCTCACAGAGTAGAGTGAGAATTATTGAGACAAGTCCTCATCAATTATGTGGAGCACTTTAAGGGAAAAGCAGTACGTGACTAATAAGTACATTAATAGAAAACTGCCattattctttctctagttcttcctGGTCCTCAACTGCCTTCCAATTAGTCCTATGTGTGCAGAATGCTTATATGATAACAGGAGAACTTTGACATATTTCACCTTTCACTTGAGAGGCAAAGGCAGTTTTCATTGATCTTACACACAGCCGTTTTTTGCCATGGCCTCATTAACTTCCATCTGCCCCTACTAATAAGTTCCTAACAGGGAAGTGTAGAATTGATCCAAATAACTCAATAATCTGAATCCAAAAATCAAGTACTAATGAAAATATACTCTTGGATCTGAAGGCcccagaacaaaaacaaaatttagttAAAATGATTTGTTAATCTTTCACTACCTccattttcaagtgctcatgaagCTTCCTAATGCCACCAATTTCTatcttttatttagaatttagaaaTTTCTATCTCAGGAAGCTAATAATGTTCAGATGTAATGTAGTGtcagaaaacagattttatttttctgaagcagaatgaatgaaataataattttgaaaaagacctAATCATTTTACTGTTAACAGGCTAGAGAAGAATTGGTCCTCTGAATGTGCAAACATATTCCTTTTGCAGGTTTGTATTTATTCTTACGCAAACACACAAATCTGTGCTCATTTAATTCCAATTTAACTGTTTTCAGCTACAGCTGTGGCACAGAGCATGACATTCAGTAACTACTTACTATTATAAAAGGTATATTACATCtcatagaataataataaaaaacagattTGCTGAGCAAATAGTAGCTAGCAGGTTTGTCTACCTCAAACATGAAATCAATTTTCAGTCAATAGAGTTCAAACAAGAAAGTTATCTGTCGTACTTGATCAAGCCAACCAGCAGATGTTTCTTTAGAATGGTGGACAAGAAAAACCTCAGAAGCTATTAATAAAAAGTGATtaacaaaggaaatgaagaaggaaataaaacaacagaTGGAATAAAAACTCAGGCAAAGGAAATGAGTTTCAAAAAGGTTTGACAGGTTAAGGGTCATGGCTCAAAAGAATGTTTTAATAAAACACTAAATCAAGTACCTAGACAAATTAGTTAACAGATTAATTAACAGTATTTATGTGGAAAAAGAGCATCTTTCCTGGAGCTGTCTAAATTAGATGGTAACAGCTA
Coding sequences within:
- the SLC40A1 gene encoding solute carrier family 40 member 1, with amino-acid sequence MTRAREQNRLGGCCGSLANYLISAKFLLYLGHSLSTWGDRMWHFAVSVFLVELYGNSLLLTAVYGLVVAGSVLVLGAIIGDWVDKNARLKVAQTSLLIQNVSVILCGIILMMVFLHKKELLTMYHGWVLTSCYILIITIANIANLASTATAITIQRDWIVVVAGDDRSKLADMNATIRRIDQLTNILAPMAVGQIMTFGSPVIGCGFISGWNLVSMCVEYFLLWKVYQKTPALAVKAAPKEETELKQLNVYKETEPKPLEGTHLMGEKDPDVHELEHEQELSCASQMAEPFRTFRDGWVSYYNQPVFLAGMGLAFLYMTVLGFDCITTGYAYTQGLSGSILSILMGASAVTGIMGTVAFTWLRRKCGLVRTGLISGFAQLSCLILCMISVFMPGSPLDLSVSPFEDIRSRFIQTEPLSITPTKISEIISATDMHMSNGSDPANIVPEMSPKSVPIISVSLLFAGVIAARIGLWSFDLTVTQLLQENVVESERGIINGVQNSMNYLLDLLHFIMVILAPNPEAFGLLVLISVSFVAMGHIMYFRFAQKTLGSQLFVCGHGDKEVTDANQTNTSDV